The following are encoded in a window of uncultured Ilyobacter sp. genomic DNA:
- a CDS encoding GntR family transcriptional regulator: protein MLTKHEKIEKFILDGVTKGQYKPDEKVPSENQLAESFSVSRMTARKALDTLVTKGYLYKVKGKGTYVKDKENRDIVYLDEVIGFTKRVRRTGKVPRTDVKAFELIKPSEEVAGKLGITTKDDVFYIERIRHINNEPVILEVTYMPAYISPDLTIEHVQKSKYDYLREKGHRIEEMIKEYIPVIPENKIRQDLSLDKNMTVFKIELISILEDRSIFEYTKLYYNQTKYRFLQITKNTGKNF from the coding sequence TTGTTGACAAAACATGAAAAAATAGAGAAATTTATACTAGACGGAGTGACTAAAGGTCAGTATAAGCCTGATGAGAAAGTACCGTCTGAAAACCAGCTAGCAGAAAGCTTCTCTGTGAGCAGAATGACTGCCAGAAAAGCCTTAGATACTTTGGTTACAAAGGGTTATCTCTACAAGGTAAAGGGAAAGGGAACCTATGTAAAAGACAAGGAGAACAGAGATATAGTCTATCTTGATGAGGTGATAGGATTTACAAAGAGGGTAAGAAGGACAGGAAAGGTGCCGAGAACAGATGTCAAGGCCTTTGAACTCATAAAGCCAAGTGAAGAGGTGGCAGGAAAGCTTGGAATAACAACTAAAGATGACGTGTTCTATATAGAGAGAATACGTCATATAAATAACGAACCTGTTATTTTAGAGGTTACTTATATGCCCGCCTACATATCTCCTGATCTTACCATTGAGCATGTACAAAAATCAAAATATGATTATCTAAGAGAAAAGGGACACCGGATAGAAGAGATGATAAAAGAGTATATCCCGGTAATACCAGAAAATAAAATAAGGCAGGACCTTTCCTTAGATAAAAATATGACAGTGTTTAAAATCGAACTTATCTCTATATTGGAAGACAGGTCAATATTTGAGTACACAAAATTATATTATAATCAGACCAAGTACAGGTTTCTTCAGATAACAAAAAACACAGGAAAGAATTTTTAA
- a CDS encoding type I phosphomannose isomerase catalytic subunit — protein MYPLKFKKCFIEKIWGGRAFEDVLDMELPENKKIGESWEVSSHKNGMSYVEEGSLKGKSLEELMESLGEELIGKEVYCRFNGKFPVLIKYLDVNDRLSVQVHPSDDYALRVEKEFGKSEAWYIIDASHDAQLIMGLKEGMTKEEFTEKAKAGNFDDMFNVISVKKGDCIYVKPGLVHASLEGSVVICEVQQNSDTTYRIYDFDRFIDGEKRELHIDKAADVIKFDEHPEISTVETRERIILDGAVKEEIVRCQYFNIDRLQIEGIYNDKLSPNFRVYSILDGEGKIIHSGKEYSAKKGDTYFIPAGLEVCIDGKLDILKSFL, from the coding sequence ATGTATCCATTAAAATTTAAAAAATGTTTTATCGAAAAAATATGGGGAGGAAGAGCTTTTGAAGACGTCCTCGATATGGAGCTTCCTGAAAATAAAAAAATAGGAGAGTCGTGGGAAGTGAGCTCTCACAAAAACGGGATGTCCTATGTAGAAGAGGGATCTTTAAAGGGTAAAAGCCTTGAGGAACTAATGGAGAGTCTAGGAGAGGAACTTATAGGAAAAGAGGTCTACTGTAGATTTAACGGAAAGTTTCCTGTTCTTATAAAATATCTTGATGTAAATGACAGACTTTCTGTACAGGTGCACCCCAGTGACGACTATGCCTTGAGAGTAGAAAAAGAGTTTGGTAAATCTGAGGCTTGGTATATAATAGATGCCAGCCATGATGCCCAGCTCATAATGGGACTTAAAGAGGGAATGACAAAAGAAGAGTTTACAGAAAAAGCCAAGGCTGGAAATTTTGACGACATGTTTAATGTAATCTCTGTGAAAAAAGGGGACTGCATCTATGTGAAGCCAGGTCTAGTACATGCAAGTTTAGAGGGATCTGTGGTAATATGCGAAGTTCAGCAGAATTCAGACACTACTTACAGAATTTATGATTTTGACAGATTTATAGACGGAGAGAAGAGAGAGCTCCATATAGACAAGGCTGCAGATGTTATAAAATTTGACGAACATCCTGAAATATCCACTGTGGAGACAAGAGAAAGAATCATCCTAGACGGGGCAGTGAAGGAAGAGATAGTTAGATGTCAGTATTTTAATATCGACAGACTGCAGATAGAAGGGATTTACAATGATAAGCTAAGCCCTAATTTCAGAGTATATTCAATTTTAGATGGAGAGGGTAAAATTATCCACTCAGGAAAAGAGTATTCTGCTAAAAAAGGAGACACTTATTTCATTCCAGCAGGGCTTGAAGTTTGTATAGATGGGAAACTAGATATATTGAAATCCTTTTTATAA